From a single Sinomonas atrocyanea genomic region:
- the deoC gene encoding deoxyribose-phosphate aldolase, producing the protein MSSEPALTPADLAGYIDHTLLKPEASEADILTLCSEAVKYGFKSVCVNPLWVKTATRALRGSGVLTCAVAGFPLGATPTDVKVFEARGATLDGADEVDMVINIAAARANDRGTLVDDIQAVAEAVHGSSSILKVIIETSLLTDAQKVLACEAAVEAGADFVKTSTGFNGGGATVEDIALMRATVGPDLGVKASGGVRTADDARAMIAAGATRIGASSGVAIVTGGTSGAGGY; encoded by the coding sequence GTGTCTTCCGAGCCCGCACTGACTCCCGCGGACCTTGCCGGCTACATCGACCACACCTTGCTCAAGCCGGAGGCCAGCGAGGCGGACATCCTCACCCTGTGCAGCGAGGCCGTGAAGTACGGGTTCAAGTCGGTGTGCGTGAACCCGCTCTGGGTCAAGACGGCGACGCGGGCGCTGCGCGGCTCGGGCGTGCTCACGTGCGCCGTGGCCGGCTTCCCGCTCGGGGCGACCCCCACGGACGTGAAGGTCTTCGAGGCGCGCGGCGCCACGCTGGACGGCGCGGACGAGGTCGACATGGTCATCAACATCGCTGCCGCGCGGGCGAACGACCGCGGCACCCTCGTCGACGACATCCAGGCGGTCGCCGAGGCCGTGCACGGCAGCTCCTCGATCCTCAAGGTCATCATCGAGACCTCGCTCCTGACCGATGCGCAGAAGGTCCTCGCGTGCGAGGCCGCCGTCGAGGCCGGGGCGGACTTCGTGAAGACCTCCACGGGCTTCAACGGGGGCGGAGCCACCGTCGAGGACATCGCGCTCATGCGCGCCACGGTGGGCCCGGACCTCGGCGTCAAGGCGTCCGGCGGGGTGCGGACCGCGGACGACGCCCGGGCTATGATTGCAGCAGGCGCCACCCGGATCGGAGCCAGCTCCGGGGTGGCCATCGTCACCGGCGGCACCAGCGGCGCCGGCGGCTACTAG
- a CDS encoding LacI family DNA-binding transcriptional regulator yields the protein MAQELGHSAGLPRRRKPSINDVAKIAGVSYQTVSRVINNAPDVSAATRDRVLGVIKEVGYRRNRTATALVTSRSTVIGILTDGSPRFGPVGTLMALESLARQNGYASTVVTVEEPYEESVPKALNALDDVGVDGIIVIAPRLAMAAAVWNADFRVPVEMIAAGASSTPNVFTYSENQELGARMATQHLIDLGHTDIAHIAGSMEWFDGRVRKRGWEAAMRDAGLEPGLCVEGDWSPKFAYETGLRLVSEGRVPQAIFAVSDHTALGLIRAFAENGVRVPEDVSIVGFDDVEGSDYFLPPLTTVRQDFPALAQASIDVLLGAVEGREVDRTPSVPTLVVRASAIPARLRQTSPQAL from the coding sequence TTGGCACAGGAACTAGGGCATTCAGCGGGTCTCCCACGACGGCGGAAGCCCAGTATCAATGATGTCGCCAAGATCGCCGGTGTCTCGTATCAGACCGTCTCCCGAGTCATCAACAACGCCCCGGACGTGAGTGCGGCGACCCGGGATCGGGTGCTCGGCGTGATCAAGGAGGTCGGCTACCGGCGCAATCGGACGGCCACCGCGCTCGTCACCAGTCGCTCGACGGTCATCGGGATCCTTACGGACGGCTCTCCTCGCTTCGGACCGGTGGGCACTCTCATGGCACTTGAGAGCCTCGCCCGGCAGAACGGCTACGCATCGACGGTTGTGACCGTTGAAGAGCCCTACGAGGAGAGCGTGCCGAAGGCGCTCAATGCCTTGGACGACGTGGGTGTCGACGGCATCATCGTCATCGCGCCACGCCTCGCCATGGCTGCTGCCGTGTGGAATGCCGACTTCCGGGTGCCGGTCGAGATGATCGCCGCCGGGGCCTCGTCCACGCCGAACGTCTTCACCTACTCAGAGAACCAAGAACTGGGCGCCCGCATGGCGACCCAACACCTCATCGACCTCGGCCACACGGACATCGCTCATATTGCGGGGTCGATGGAGTGGTTCGACGGCCGCGTCCGCAAGCGCGGCTGGGAGGCGGCGATGCGAGACGCCGGCCTGGAACCCGGGCTGTGCGTGGAGGGCGACTGGAGCCCCAAGTTCGCCTACGAGACTGGCCTGCGCCTGGTCTCAGAGGGAAGAGTGCCGCAGGCGATCTTCGCCGTGAGCGACCATACGGCGCTCGGCCTCATCCGGGCCTTCGCGGAGAACGGCGTCCGCGTTCCAGAGGATGTGAGCATTGTCGGCTTCGACGACGTCGAAGGCTCAGACTATTTCCTTCCGCCGCTGACAACCGTGCGACAGGACTTCCCGGCGCTCGCGCAGGCCAGCATCGACGTGCTCTTGGGGGCCGTCGAGGGGCGCGAGGTCGACAGGACCCCGAGTGTCCCGACCCTCGTCGTGAGGGCGAGCGCCATCCCAGCGCGTCTTCGCCAGACCAGCCCTCAAGCCCTATAG
- a CDS encoding substrate-binding domain-containing protein, which translates to MIRRTAFLAAAAAITLAAAGCGSSSTSAAGGTDSAVSQKAETALKQVTGQVLSKGPNGETPSPASATTLSSDEIAKVKAMGATAAIVMHYGGNDWATAQIAGLKSEFEKLGIKVIATTDADFKPDKQVSDLETVMTQKPSIIVSIPTDPVATATAYRKAAQAGAKLVFMDNVPQGFVAGKDYVSDVSADNYGNGVVSAHEMAKALGGKGKIGVIFHQADFFVTQQRYQGFKDTIAKDYPDIQVVEEKGIAGPDFAGDAQAAANAMLSKHADLAGIWAVWDVPAEGVMAAARAAGRQDLKIATEDLGKNVAIALAKNDLVVGLGAQVPFDQGVTEAQIGAGALLGKKEPAYVALSALPVDHSNVLDAWKQVYHADAPADLQSSYKK; encoded by the coding sequence ATGATTCGCAGAACAGCGTTCCTCGCAGCGGCCGCTGCTATCACGCTGGCCGCCGCAGGGTGCGGCAGCTCATCGACGAGCGCCGCCGGAGGAACCGACTCGGCCGTCTCGCAGAAGGCCGAGACTGCCCTCAAGCAGGTCACAGGTCAGGTGCTCAGCAAGGGTCCGAACGGCGAGACTCCGTCGCCCGCTTCGGCCACGACGCTGTCCTCAGATGAGATCGCCAAGGTCAAGGCCATGGGTGCCACCGCCGCGATTGTCATGCACTATGGCGGCAACGACTGGGCCACAGCCCAGATCGCCGGTCTCAAGAGCGAGTTCGAGAAGCTGGGCATCAAGGTCATCGCCACGACGGACGCCGACTTCAAGCCGGACAAGCAGGTCTCCGACCTCGAGACCGTCATGACCCAGAAGCCGAGCATCATCGTCTCGATCCCCACCGACCCCGTTGCGACCGCGACGGCCTATCGGAAGGCCGCTCAGGCCGGGGCAAAGCTGGTCTTCATGGACAACGTCCCGCAGGGTTTCGTCGCGGGCAAGGACTACGTCTCGGACGTCTCCGCGGACAACTACGGCAACGGCGTCGTCTCCGCCCACGAAATGGCCAAGGCACTCGGCGGCAAGGGCAAGATCGGCGTCATCTTCCACCAGGCAGACTTCTTCGTGACCCAGCAGCGCTACCAGGGCTTCAAGGACACCATCGCCAAGGACTACCCGGACATCCAGGTCGTCGAGGAGAAGGGCATCGCCGGCCCCGACTTCGCCGGCGACGCCCAGGCTGCCGCGAACGCGATGCTCAGCAAGCACGCCGACCTCGCCGGCATCTGGGCCGTGTGGGACGTCCCTGCCGAGGGTGTCATGGCCGCGGCCCGTGCAGCAGGCCGCCAGGACCTCAAGATCGCGACCGAGGACCTCGGCAAGAACGTGGCCATCGCTCTCGCGAAGAACGACCTCGTGGTCGGCCTCGGCGCCCAGGTGCCCTTCGACCAGGGCGTGACGGAGGCCCAGATCGGTGCGGGGGCGCTGCTGGGCAAGAAGGAGCCGGCCTACGTGGCGCTGAGCGCCCTGCCCGTGGACCACTCGAACGTCCTGGACGCGTGGAAGCAGGTCTACCACGCCGACGCCCCGGCGGACCTCCAGAGCTCGTACAAGAAGTAG
- a CDS encoding sugar ABC transporter ATP-binding protein, with protein sequence MNTPDNAVEMRSISKGFNGVPVLKEVDFEVRRGEVHALAGGNGAGKSTLMKILQGVYHADAGEILIDGKPAAINSIQDAKSAGIGMVFQEFSLVPSLTVAQNIFLASEPLAGGFIDDREAVRRAKKIFDEMEVRVDPKAEVSRLGTAYWQLTEIAKALSQNAKVLIMDEPTASLARHETEALFELIDRLKARGISIIYISHRMDEVYRIADRITILRDGRRLLTEPLSTVTPEQIVEGIVGKKIEGQLAYREREHTVHDGVPLLEVRGLTSGPKVRDISFVLRPGEILGLAGLMGSGRTELARALFGIDRATSGEILIKGKKAIIGSPKQAIAAGLALIPEDRRAQGLVLEHSVRDNLLLPLLGNISRGPLLDIGEGKKLSSSLIEKLAVKVAHPNRPVRLLSGGNQQKVVIAKWLGTDPEVLILDEPTAGVDIGTKSEILDMIRDLASTGKAVIVISSEYPELLAVSDRVLVLKEGSIIHDLPRGDIADEESLQLAVQGV encoded by the coding sequence ATGAACACGCCAGACAATGCCGTCGAGATGCGGTCCATCTCCAAGGGCTTCAACGGGGTTCCGGTCCTGAAGGAGGTTGATTTCGAGGTCCGCAGGGGCGAAGTCCACGCACTTGCGGGCGGCAACGGCGCCGGCAAGTCCACCCTCATGAAGATCCTGCAGGGCGTCTACCATGCAGACGCCGGCGAGATCCTCATTGACGGGAAGCCGGCCGCCATCAATTCCATCCAGGACGCGAAGTCTGCGGGGATCGGAATGGTCTTCCAGGAGTTCAGCCTCGTGCCGAGCCTGACCGTGGCGCAGAACATCTTCCTCGCCTCCGAGCCGCTGGCCGGCGGCTTCATCGACGACCGCGAAGCAGTGCGCCGAGCCAAGAAGATCTTCGACGAGATGGAGGTCAGGGTCGATCCCAAGGCCGAGGTCTCCCGCCTCGGCACGGCGTACTGGCAGCTCACGGAGATTGCCAAGGCGCTGTCTCAGAACGCGAAGGTGCTCATCATGGACGAGCCGACCGCGAGCTTGGCCAGGCATGAGACCGAGGCGCTCTTCGAGCTCATCGACCGTCTCAAGGCGCGGGGCATCTCGATCATCTACATCTCACACCGTATGGACGAGGTGTACCGGATCGCGGACCGCATCACGATCCTGCGCGACGGCCGACGCCTGCTCACCGAGCCGCTCTCCACCGTGACGCCCGAGCAGATCGTCGAGGGCATCGTGGGCAAGAAGATCGAAGGGCAGCTCGCGTACCGCGAACGGGAGCACACGGTGCACGACGGCGTCCCCCTCCTTGAGGTGCGCGGGCTCACCTCCGGCCCCAAGGTCCGGGACATCTCCTTCGTCCTGCGGCCCGGAGAAATCCTCGGCCTCGCAGGCCTCATGGGCTCCGGGCGCACCGAACTGGCCCGCGCCCTGTTCGGCATCGACAGGGCCACCAGCGGCGAGATCCTCATCAAGGGCAAGAAGGCCATCATCGGCTCGCCCAAGCAGGCGATCGCCGCCGGGCTGGCCCTGATCCCAGAGGACCGGCGTGCCCAGGGCCTCGTCCTGGAGCACTCGGTGCGCGACAACCTCCTCCTGCCCCTCCTCGGCAACATCAGCCGCGGACCGCTCTTGGACATCGGCGAGGGCAAGAAGCTCTCGTCCTCGCTCATCGAAAAGCTCGCGGTGAAGGTGGCCCACCCGAATCGGCCCGTCAGGCTCCTCTCCGGCGGCAACCAGCAGAAGGTGGTCATCGCCAAGTGGCTGGGCACCGACCCCGAGGTGCTCATCCTCGACGAGCCGACGGCCGGCGTCGACATCGGCACGAAGAGCGAAATCCTCGACATGATCCGGGATCTGGCGAGCACCGGCAAAGCGGTGATCGTCATCTCCTCCGAATACCCCGAACTCCTTGCGGTGAGCGACCGAGTCCTCGTCCTCAAGGAAGGTTCCATCATCCATGACCTGCCTCGCGGCGACATCGCCGACGAGGAGTCCCTCCAACTCGCAGTCCAGGGAGTCTGA
- a CDS encoding ABC transporter permease has product MSKTAPAATIESPISPSFGEKLRKLDWRRYVIYIGFVVVFAFFAILLHDQGFLSAVNLLNIFRQTATITVIAVGMTYVISCAEIDLSVGSTAGLSSVATAMGISQWGLVPGILAGLAMGVIVGAINGGLVSLLGIPSFLVTLGMMGIAVGAAQWATASAPQPILDDTFNTLFGSGNIGPIPGLVLWSALFVAVGAVVLSRTKFGRQVLATGGNRTAADFTGINTKRIKFQVLLISGIVASIAGMLYAGRLQSGRFQWGTGDELSAIAAVILGGTSLFGGSGTVIGTLFGSLLIGLINNGLILAGLDSSQQQVVRGAIIILAVALARKK; this is encoded by the coding sequence ATGAGCAAGACAGCCCCCGCGGCCACCATCGAGTCGCCGATCTCGCCGAGCTTCGGCGAGAAGCTGAGGAAGCTCGACTGGCGCCGCTACGTCATCTACATCGGCTTCGTCGTGGTCTTCGCGTTCTTCGCGATCCTCCTCCACGACCAGGGTTTCCTGTCGGCGGTCAATCTGCTGAACATCTTCCGGCAGACCGCGACCATCACCGTGATCGCGGTCGGGATGACCTACGTCATCTCGTGCGCCGAGATCGACCTCAGCGTCGGATCCACGGCCGGCCTCTCGAGTGTCGCCACCGCCATGGGCATTTCCCAGTGGGGTCTCGTGCCGGGCATCCTGGCCGGCCTCGCCATGGGCGTGATCGTCGGTGCGATCAACGGCGGTCTCGTAAGCCTGCTGGGCATTCCCTCGTTCCTCGTGACTCTGGGCATGATGGGCATCGCCGTCGGCGCCGCCCAGTGGGCCACCGCATCGGCCCCGCAGCCGATCCTCGACGACACCTTCAACACGCTCTTCGGCTCGGGGAACATCGGCCCCATCCCGGGCCTGGTCCTGTGGTCCGCGCTGTTCGTGGCGGTCGGCGCCGTCGTGCTGTCCCGCACCAAGTTCGGCCGGCAGGTCCTCGCAACCGGAGGCAACCGCACTGCAGCCGACTTCACCGGCATCAACACCAAGCGCATCAAGTTCCAGGTCCTGCTGATCTCGGGCATCGTCGCGAGCATCGCGGGCATGCTCTACGCTGGCCGCCTCCAGTCCGGACGCTTCCAGTGGGGCACCGGGGACGAGCTCTCGGCCATCGCCGCGGTGATCCTCGGCGGGACCAGCCTGTTCGGCGGCTCTGGCACTGTGATCGGCACACTGTTCGGCTCGCTCCTGATCGGCCTCATCAACAACGGCCTGATCCTCGCGGGACTCGACAGCAGCCAGCAGCAGGTCGTCCGCGGCGCGATCATCATCCTGGCCGTCGCCCTGGCCCGGAAGAAGTAG